Proteins from a genomic interval of Buchnera aphidicola (Brachycaudus cardui):
- the dnaX gene encoding DNA polymerase III subunit gamma/tau, whose translation MSYQILARKWRPQSFQEIIGQKHIVTAISNELSLLRVHHAWLLSGTRGIGKTTIARLLAKSLNCYQGITSNPCRKCTICKEIEKGLCLDFIEIDAASRTKVEDMREVLDNIYYAPSKSRFKIYLIDEVHMLSRHSFNALLKTLEEPPKHIKFILATTDIEKIPKTIISRCLSFKLKILSEEDILKLLICILRKESIKFDVESLKKISNRAKGSIRDALNLLEHAINLGNGSINTKDVIEILGIPDEKYSFLLTDAVLKKDVTKTLFLLNEISNKRVEWEEVLIEVLYFLYHITMSQSFPLIWQKNITGNYTNQIQKIAKNINKNQLQLCYQIVINGRKELKFSPSQKIGVEMTLLRAINTI comes from the coding sequence ATGAGTTATCAAATACTAGCAAGAAAATGGCGTCCACAATCTTTTCAAGAAATAATTGGTCAAAAACATATTGTCACTGCTATATCTAATGAATTGTCTCTACTACGTGTTCATCATGCATGGTTATTATCTGGTACAAGAGGTATTGGAAAAACAACAATTGCACGATTATTAGCTAAAAGTTTAAATTGTTACCAAGGAATTACATCAAATCCTTGTAGAAAATGTACTATATGTAAAGAAATTGAGAAAGGATTATGTCTAGACTTTATTGAAATAGATGCTGCTTCTCGAACAAAAGTAGAAGATATGAGAGAAGTATTAGATAATATTTATTATGCTCCATCTAAAAGTCGTTTTAAAATATATTTAATTGATGAAGTTCATATGCTTTCTCGTCATAGTTTTAATGCACTTCTTAAGACACTTGAGGAACCTCCTAAACATATTAAATTTATTTTAGCAACTACAGATATAGAAAAAATTCCTAAAACTATAATTTCTCGTTGTTTATCTTTTAAATTAAAAATTCTCTCTGAAGAAGATATTTTAAAACTATTAATATGTATTCTTAGAAAAGAATCAATTAAATTTGACGTAGAATCTTTAAAAAAAATATCTAATCGTGCTAAAGGAAGTATTAGAGATGCACTTAATTTATTAGAACATGCTATAAATTTAGGAAATGGAAGTATTAATACAAAAGATGTAATAGAAATATTAGGTATTCCTGATGAAAAATACTCTTTTCTATTGACTGATGCAGTATTAAAAAAAGATGTAACAAAAACATTATTTTTATTAAATGAAATAAGCAATAAAAGAGTAGAATGGGAAGAAGTTTTAATAGAAGTTTTATATTTTTTATATCATATTACCATGTCACAATCTTTTCCATTGATATGGCAAAAAAATATTACAGGAAATTATACAAATCAAATTCAAAAAATAGCAAAAAATATTAATAAAAATCAACTTCAATTATGTTATCAGATCGTAATAAACGGAAGAAAAGAATTAAAATTTTCTCCAAGTCAAAAAATAGGAGTGGAAATGACTTTACTACGAGCTATTAATACAATATAA
- a CDS encoding DNA polymerase III subunit gamma/tau C-terminal domain-containing protein, with product MINKTKKNKIYNKIINKNYISQETILLLQNRNELLKKRSVCKENIKIINFNKMYSRPKNFFYELNLFKDDHNLIILKKIKEIDPWYSQICKLKKISRIAEQLAINTSYKNTLGYWNIYLIDKKKYLINNNAWTILKNNLSTITKKRIKLIIKKKNILDRLTPYEWFDKIHKAKILKEYSLLIQDPNVQFLKKEFNTEFQQKNINFI from the coding sequence ATGATAAATAAAACTAAAAAAAATAAAATATATAACAAGATAATTAATAAAAATTATATTTCTCAAGAAACAATATTGTTATTACAAAATAGAAATGAATTATTAAAAAAAAGATCTGTCTGTAAAGAAAATATAAAAATAATTAATTTCAATAAAATGTATTCAAGACCAAAAAATTTTTTTTATGAGTTAAATCTATTCAAAGACGATCATAATCTAATAATTTTAAAAAAAATAAAAGAAATAGATCCTTGGTATTCACAAATATGTAAATTAAAAAAAATATCAAGAATTGCTGAACAATTAGCGATAAACACTTCATATAAAAATACTTTAGGATATTGGAATATATATTTAATAGATAAAAAAAAATATTTAATCAACAACAATGCATGGACTATATTAAAAAATAATCTTAGCACTATTACTAAAAAAAGAATTAAATTGATTATCAAAAAAAAAAATATACTAGATAGATTAACTCCTTATGAATGGTTTGATAAAATACATAAAGCAAAAATCTTGAAAGAATATTCTTTATTAATACAAGATCCTAATGTCCAATTTTTAAAAAAAGAATTTAATACAGAATTTCAACAAAAAAATATTAATTTTATTTAA
- a CDS encoding YbaB/EbfC family nucleoid-associated protein yields MFTKNGLGNLMKQAQQMQDKMAKIQEEIANMEVTGEAGAGLVKVTINGAHNCRRVEVDPSLLHNDDKDMLEDLAAAAFNDAARRISEVQKKKMSSISTGVPLPNGFNIPV; encoded by the coding sequence ATGTTTACTAAAAATGGATTAGGAAATTTAATGAAGCAAGCACAACAAATGCAAGACAAAATGGCAAAAATACAAGAAGAAATAGCAAATATGGAAGTAACAGGAGAAGCTGGTGCTGGATTAGTTAAAGTAACTATTAATGGAGCACATAATTGTAGACGTGTAGAAGTAGATCCTAGTTTACTTCATAATGATGATAAAGATATGTTGGAAGATTTAGCAGCTGCTGCATTTAATGATGCAGCACGAAGAATCTCTGAAGTGCAAAAAAAGAAAATGTCTTCTATATCTACAGGAGTACCTCTTCCAAATGGTTTTAATATACCTGTATAA
- the htpG gene encoding molecular chaperone HtpG — translation MKTEKKEVYHFQSEVKQLLHLMIHSLYSNKEIFLRELISNASDAIDKLRFESISLPTLYENDSNMKIQISINKAQKTLIISDNGIGMTRQETIENLGTIAKSGTKSFLESLEKKENQKNELIGQFGVGFYSSFIVSEKVSVRTRFAGAKNNEGTLWESSGEGEYNIKNIIKKTKGTEITLFLKKEEEEFLEIWRIKNIISKYSDHITVPVYIQNYDEKNKTYFWEQINKAQALWTINKSSIKEEEYKDFYKHLTNDQNDPLVWSHNRVEGNQEYISLLFVPEKAAWDIWNRDNKHGLKLYVKRVYIMDNYQEFLPNYLRFIRGLIDSSDLPLNISREILQDNAITENLKKALTKRSLSMLEKLSKDSDEKYQIFWNQFGLILKEGPAEDHENLSKIANLLRFTSIKNNNHKQNMSLKTYISNMDSKQEKIYYITADSYKSAKNSPHLELFNKKNIDVLLLSDRIDEWMMNYLIEFEGKKFQSISKEDSSLNKLTEDKKIKNNELSIEILEFLKKVKTILGDKVKDVRLTNRLTETPCVVLSDSNEMTTQMAKLFSAAGQSVPELKYIFEINPEHTLIKKISLINNENQLNEWIELLLDQALLAEKGNLENPHKFISRMNKLLLT, via the coding sequence ATGAAAACAGAAAAAAAAGAAGTATATCATTTTCAATCAGAAGTAAAGCAATTACTACATTTAATGATTCATTCATTATATTCTAATAAAGAAATTTTTTTACGAGAACTAATATCTAATGCATCAGATGCAATAGATAAATTAAGATTCGAATCTATATCATTACCAACATTATATGAAAATGATAGTAATATGAAAATTCAAATATCTATCAATAAAGCGCAAAAAACACTGATCATTAGTGATAATGGTATTGGTATGACTCGTCAGGAAACAATTGAAAATCTTGGTACTATTGCGAAATCAGGAACTAAATCTTTTCTAGAATCTTTAGAAAAAAAAGAAAATCAAAAAAATGAACTTATTGGACAGTTTGGAGTAGGTTTTTATTCATCTTTTATTGTATCAGAAAAAGTTTCTGTAAGAACTAGATTTGCTGGAGCAAAAAATAATGAAGGAACACTATGGGAATCCTCAGGAGAAGGTGAATACAATATTAAGAATATTATAAAAAAAACAAAAGGAACAGAAATCACTCTATTCTTAAAAAAAGAAGAAGAAGAATTTTTAGAAATTTGGCGTATTAAAAATATAATTAGTAAATATTCTGATCATATCACTGTCCCCGTATACATTCAAAATTATGATGAAAAAAACAAAACATATTTTTGGGAGCAAATTAATAAAGCTCAAGCATTATGGACAATAAATAAGTCTTCTATTAAAGAAGAAGAATATAAAGATTTTTATAAACATTTAACGAATGACCAAAATGATCCACTTGTATGGAGTCATAATCGAGTAGAAGGAAATCAAGAGTATATTAGTTTATTATTTGTTCCTGAAAAAGCAGCTTGGGATATATGGAATAGAGATAACAAACATGGTTTAAAATTATATGTAAAACGTGTTTATATTATGGATAATTATCAAGAATTCCTTCCTAATTATTTACGATTTATAAGAGGGTTAATTGATTCTAGTGATTTACCTTTAAATATTTCTCGTGAAATACTACAAGATAACGCTATTACAGAAAACTTAAAAAAAGCATTGACTAAAAGGTCATTGAGTATGCTTGAAAAATTATCAAAAGATTCTGATGAAAAATATCAAATTTTTTGGAATCAATTTGGACTGATCTTAAAAGAAGGACCTGCAGAAGATCACGAAAATTTATCAAAAATTGCTAATCTTTTACGTTTTACGTCTATTAAAAATAATAATCATAAACAAAATATGTCATTGAAAACATATATAAGTAATATGGATTCAAAACAAGAAAAAATATATTATATTACTGCTGATAGCTATAAATCTGCAAAGAATAGTCCTCATTTAGAATTATTTAATAAAAAAAATATTGATGTTTTACTACTATCTGATCGAATAGATGAATGGATGATGAATTATCTTATTGAATTTGAAGGAAAAAAATTCCAATCTATTAGTAAAGAAGATTCATCATTAAACAAATTAACAGAAGATAAGAAGATAAAAAATAACGAACTATCAATAGAAATATTAGAATTTTTAAAAAAAGTAAAAACAATACTTGGAGATAAAGTAAAAGACGTAAGATTAACAAATCGCTTAACAGAAACACCATGTGTTGTACTGAGTGATTCTAATGAAATGACTACACAAATGGCTAAACTTTTTTCTGCAGCAGGACAATCTGTTCCAGAACTAAAATATATCTTTGAAATTAATCCAGAACATACATTAATAAAAAAAATATCTCTAATTAATAATGAAAATCAATTAAATGAATGGATTGAATTATTATTAGATCAAGCACTTTTAGCTGAAAAAGGTAATTTAGAAAACCCACATAAATTTATTTCTAGAATGAATAAATTGCTTCTTACATAA
- the adk gene encoding adenylate kinase — MRIVLLGAPGTGKGTQGRFISETYNIPQISTGDILRESIYSKDEIGNIVKKTVQEGKLVSDNIVCNLVKKRIQKKDCNNGFLLDGFPRTIAQAHYLSSNKIKIDYVIELRVPYTSILERISGRRIHTKSGRIYHIKFNPPKIEDKDDLTGEPLVIRKDDEKESIIKRLKEYEKMTYPVITYYIDKEKFGTLRFFKINAVHPSLIIKKQIDAILKNDFIT; from the coding sequence ATGCGTATTGTTTTATTAGGTGCACCTGGTACAGGTAAAGGAACGCAAGGAAGATTTATTTCAGAAACATATAATATTCCACAAATATCTACAGGTGATATTTTACGAGAAAGTATCTATTCAAAAGATGAAATAGGTAATATTGTAAAAAAAACAGTTCAAGAAGGAAAATTAGTTTCTGACAATATCGTATGTAATTTAGTTAAAAAAAGAATTCAAAAAAAAGACTGTAATAATGGTTTTTTATTAGATGGTTTTCCAAGAACAATTGCACAAGCACATTACTTATCTAGTAATAAAATAAAAATAGATTATGTAATAGAACTTAGAGTGCCATATACATCAATATTAGAACGCATATCTGGCAGAAGAATACATACTAAATCAGGAAGAATATATCATATAAAATTTAATCCACCAAAAATAGAAGATAAAGATGATTTGACTGGAGAACCACTAGTAATCAGAAAAGATGATGAGAAAGAAAGTATTATAAAAAGGCTAAAAGAATATGAAAAAATGACTTATCCGGTAATTACATACTATATAGATAAAGAAAAATTTGGAACATTAAGATTTTTTAAAATTAATGCTGTACATCCGTCATTAATTATTAAAAAACAAATAGATGCTATATTAAAAAATGATTTTATTACATAA